One window from the genome of Mumia sp. ZJ1417 encodes:
- a CDS encoding alpha/beta fold hydrolase — MSGVPRWFAEAVATPYDEREVKVEGARITYRAWGRAGAPVVVLVHGGAAHAGWWDHVAPFLTAAHRVVALDLSGHGESDRRASYDLETYAAEVLAVADAEAARSGEKPAVIGHSMGGFVVLTAAREHGVRLAGVCAIDSPVQQMSPEARAWRASGRHAPGNKVYPSREAVVARFRPLPEDGPALPYVRDHLAPASVREVEGGWTWKFDPNVFFGAQMEPEDLAKTVCPTALIRGERGLATTDITSTVAERLGGHVPVTVVPDAGHHIMLDQPVALITALQSLIGEWSRPARP; from the coding sequence ATGTCCGGGGTGCCCCGCTGGTTCGCCGAGGCGGTCGCGACGCCGTACGACGAGCGTGAGGTCAAGGTCGAGGGAGCTCGGATCACGTACCGGGCATGGGGGAGGGCCGGGGCGCCGGTCGTCGTCCTCGTGCACGGCGGTGCAGCGCACGCCGGCTGGTGGGACCACGTCGCCCCGTTCCTGACCGCCGCCCACCGCGTGGTCGCGCTCGACCTGTCGGGGCACGGCGAGTCCGACCGGCGAGCCTCGTACGACCTGGAGACGTACGCCGCCGAGGTGCTCGCGGTCGCCGACGCAGAGGCGGCGCGCTCGGGCGAGAAGCCCGCCGTGATCGGTCACAGCATGGGCGGGTTCGTCGTGCTGACCGCCGCGCGCGAGCACGGCGTGCGTCTCGCGGGAGTCTGTGCGATCGACTCACCGGTCCAGCAGATGTCTCCCGAGGCACGTGCCTGGCGGGCGTCCGGCAGGCACGCCCCCGGCAACAAGGTCTATCCGTCGCGCGAGGCCGTCGTCGCCCGCTTCCGCCCCCTTCCCGAGGACGGCCCGGCGCTACCGTACGTTCGCGACCACCTGGCGCCGGCCTCCGTCCGCGAGGTCGAGGGCGGCTGGACCTGGAAGTTCGATCCGAACGTGTTCTTCGGCGCCCAGATGGAGCCCGAGGACCTGGCGAAGACCGTGTGCCCAACCGCGCTGATCCGGGGTGAGCGGGGGCTCGCGACCACGGACATCACGTCGACCGTCGCCGAGCGTCTGGGCGGGCATGTTCCGGTCACGGTGGTCCCAGATGCGGGGCACCACATCATGCTCGACCAGCCGGTCGCGCTGATCACGGCGCTCCAGAGCCTCATCGGCGAGTGGAGCCGTCCGGCCCGTCCCTGA
- a CDS encoding MerR family transcriptional regulator — protein sequence MSQSTSERMTVEQLADRVGMTVRTIRFYAGRGLIPPPVREGRNGFYGPDHLARLELVRELQAHGFTLSAIEGYLERLPATASPADVALQRTMLAPWLSDLPETVAREVLEARAGRPLSDDDVELLVALRVVEPTPDEDVFRVSPAHLSVGVAMIDLGLPLDAAVEAERLFESHARDIAQELTDIFRQKVLPHYRASGESAEAITAMVERFKPLTVQALVTAYESAVNETKRETVRRRT from the coding sequence ATGTCCCAGTCAACGTCTGAGCGGATGACGGTCGAGCAGCTCGCCGACCGGGTCGGCATGACTGTCCGTACGATCCGCTTCTACGCGGGCCGTGGGCTCATCCCTCCGCCCGTACGAGAGGGCCGCAACGGTTTCTATGGGCCCGACCACCTGGCCCGCCTCGAACTGGTGCGCGAGCTCCAGGCGCACGGCTTCACGCTCTCGGCGATCGAGGGCTACCTGGAGCGGCTCCCTGCGACGGCCTCGCCCGCCGACGTCGCCCTCCAGCGGACGATGCTCGCCCCGTGGTTGTCGGACCTCCCCGAGACCGTTGCGCGCGAGGTCCTCGAGGCCCGCGCCGGTCGCCCGCTCAGCGACGACGACGTCGAGCTGCTCGTCGCGCTGCGCGTCGTCGAGCCCACCCCGGACGAGGACGTCTTCCGGGTCTCACCTGCGCACCTGTCGGTCGGGGTGGCGATGATCGACCTCGGGCTCCCGCTCGACGCGGCGGTCGAGGCCGAGCGTCTCTTCGAGTCCCACGCCCGTGACATCGCCCAGGAGCTGACCGACATCTTCCGCCAGAAGGTTCTGCCGCACTATCGCGCGAGCGGCGAGTCCGCCGAGGCGATCACCGCGATGGTCGAGCGCTTCAAGCCGCTGACCGTGCAGGCGTTGGTCACCGCGTACGAGAGTGCGGTCAACGAGACCAAGCGCGAGACGGTGCGTCGCCGCACGTAG
- a CDS encoding universal stress protein produces the protein MSESPQKTGTILVGSDGSAGARRALHWAMTEADLRGAAVRVVVTVDSTRSSVETIADGERIAAETAEVAALHDGDAEVTVGVHKGMPVDVLLSEAAGAQMLVIGSHGTSSIRHNALGSVSDVLARTAPCPVVILPMGAA, from the coding sequence ATGAGCGAATCTCCTCAGAAGACCGGCACGATCCTCGTCGGCAGCGACGGCTCCGCAGGCGCTCGGCGCGCGCTCCACTGGGCGATGACCGAGGCGGATCTGCGCGGCGCGGCCGTACGGGTCGTGGTCACCGTCGACTCCACGCGCTCCTCGGTCGAGACGATCGCCGACGGTGAGCGGATCGCCGCCGAGACGGCCGAGGTGGCCGCGCTCCACGACGGCGACGCCGAGGTGACCGTCGGGGTGCACAAGGGCATGCCGGTCGACGTGCTGCTCTCGGAGGCGGCCGGCGCGCAGATGCTCGTCATCGGGAGCCACGGCACGTCCTCGATCCGGCACAACGCGCTCGGCTCGGTCAGCGACGTGCTCGCCCGTACCGCGCCGTGCCCCGTCGTGATCCTGCCCATGGGTGCTGCCTGA
- a CDS encoding acyl-CoA dehydrogenase family protein, translating to MQRNIFTADHDAFRDAFRTFVDKEIRPHHDQWEKDGIVSRDMWLAAGKQGFLGFMMPEEYGGGGVTDFRYNAIVEEELAHASATGVGFALHNDLVSGYLLSYATDEQKARWLPKFCTGETITAIAMTEPGTGSDLQSIATTAIDQGDHYLVNGQKTFISNGILADLVIVAVKTDPSAGARGLSLIVLERGMEGFERGRNLEKLGLKAQDTAELFFTNVKVPKENLLGEEGKGFIYLMEKLPQERLTLSVTAAAACRAVIDMTLEYVKERKAFGRPIGSFQNSRFVLAELETEAQIAQVFVDRSIMELNAGTLSVSDAAMGKWWTTELQKKTVDKCLQLFGGYGFMSEYPISKAYADTRIQTIYGGTTEIMKEIIGRTMGI from the coding sequence ATGCAGCGCAACATCTTCACCGCTGACCACGACGCGTTCCGTGACGCGTTCCGGACGTTCGTCGACAAGGAGATCCGCCCGCACCACGACCAGTGGGAGAAGGACGGCATCGTCTCGCGCGACATGTGGCTCGCCGCGGGCAAGCAGGGTTTCCTCGGCTTCATGATGCCGGAGGAGTACGGGGGCGGCGGTGTCACCGACTTCCGCTACAACGCCATCGTCGAGGAGGAGCTGGCGCACGCGAGCGCGACGGGCGTCGGCTTCGCGCTGCACAACGATCTCGTGTCGGGCTACCTCCTGTCGTACGCGACCGACGAGCAGAAGGCGCGCTGGCTCCCGAAGTTCTGCACGGGCGAGACGATCACCGCCATCGCGATGACCGAGCCCGGCACCGGCTCCGACCTGCAGTCGATCGCGACCACGGCAATCGACCAGGGCGACCACTACCTGGTCAACGGCCAGAAGACGTTCATCTCCAACGGCATCCTCGCCGACCTCGTGATCGTCGCGGTCAAGACCGACCCGAGCGCCGGCGCTCGGGGCTTGTCGCTGATCGTGCTCGAGCGCGGCATGGAGGGCTTCGAGCGCGGACGCAACCTCGAGAAGCTCGGCCTGAAAGCACAGGACACCGCCGAGCTGTTCTTCACGAACGTCAAGGTGCCCAAGGAGAACCTGCTCGGCGAGGAGGGCAAAGGCTTCATCTATCTGATGGAGAAGCTGCCGCAGGAGCGCCTCACGCTCTCGGTCACCGCCGCCGCCGCGTGCCGTGCGGTGATCGACATGACGCTCGAGTACGTCAAAGAGCGCAAGGCGTTCGGACGTCCGATCGGCTCCTTCCAGAACAGCCGCTTCGTGCTCGCCGAGCTCGAGACCGAGGCGCAGATCGCCCAGGTCTTCGTCGACCGCTCGATCATGGAGCTCAACGCTGGCACGCTCTCGGTCTCCGACGCGGCGATGGGCAAGTGGTGGACGACTGAGCTGCAGAAGAAGACGGTCGACAAGTGCCTGCAGCTGTTCGGCGGGTACGGGTTCATGTCGGAGTACCCGATCTCCAAGGCGTACGCGGACACGCGCATCCAGACGATCTACGGCGGCACGACCGAGATCATGAAGGAGATCATCGGCCGCACGATGGGGATCTGA
- a CDS encoding CaiB/BaiF CoA-transferase family protein — protein sequence MTHTTSFPDTPARGPLAGLRVVEIAGIGPGPFAAMLLADLGADVLRVDRVTPGGLAVVPQDKDVLARGRRSVAVDLKRPEGVAVLLDLVERADVLIEGFRPGVAERLGFGPDACLARNPRLVYGRMTGWGQDGPLATSAGHDVNYISVAGALDPIGRAGGPPQIPMNLLGDFAGGSMYLVVGVLAALVEARDSGHGQVVDAAIVDGTAHLLSMITNLQQVGAWSDARGTNLLDSGSPFYDVYETADGLWMSVGALEPQFYDEMVKLLELDTVPGQPLPDRYDLAAWPQLRERLAARFAERTQAEWAELFAGTDACVAPVVPMRDAPQHPHLVARGTYVEHEGVVQAAPAPRFSRTPATLGRTPSKSGADTREALAAWGIDDVDALIASGAVVQREDK from the coding sequence GTGACCCACACCACGTCGTTCCCGGACACCCCGGCCCGCGGTCCGCTCGCCGGCCTTCGCGTCGTCGAGATCGCGGGCATCGGCCCCGGCCCGTTCGCGGCGATGCTGCTCGCCGACCTCGGCGCCGACGTGCTGCGCGTCGACCGGGTGACCCCGGGAGGCCTCGCCGTCGTTCCGCAGGACAAGGACGTCCTCGCGCGGGGCCGTCGCTCGGTCGCGGTCGACCTCAAGCGTCCCGAGGGCGTCGCCGTCCTGCTCGACCTCGTGGAGCGAGCTGACGTGCTGATCGAGGGCTTCCGCCCCGGTGTCGCGGAGCGTCTCGGCTTCGGGCCCGACGCGTGCCTCGCCCGCAACCCGCGTCTCGTCTACGGACGGATGACCGGCTGGGGGCAGGACGGCCCGCTCGCCACCAGTGCCGGGCACGACGTCAACTACATCTCCGTCGCGGGCGCGCTCGACCCGATCGGCCGCGCGGGCGGTCCGCCGCAGATCCCGATGAACCTCCTCGGCGACTTCGCCGGCGGCTCGATGTACCTCGTCGTCGGCGTGCTCGCCGCGCTCGTCGAGGCCCGCGACTCGGGCCACGGCCAGGTCGTCGACGCCGCGATCGTCGACGGCACCGCCCACCTGCTCTCGATGATCACGAACCTCCAGCAAGTCGGTGCCTGGAGCGACGCCCGCGGCACCAACCTGCTCGACAGCGGCTCCCCGTTCTACGACGTGTACGAGACGGCCGACGGGCTGTGGATGTCGGTCGGCGCCCTGGAGCCGCAGTTCTACGACGAGATGGTCAAGCTGCTCGAGCTCGACACGGTGCCTGGCCAACCGCTGCCCGATCGCTACGACCTCGCGGCCTGGCCGCAGCTGCGCGAGCGACTCGCGGCGCGCTTCGCCGAGCGGACGCAGGCCGAGTGGGCCGAGCTGTTCGCCGGGACGGACGCCTGCGTCGCTCCGGTCGTGCCGATGCGCGACGCCCCGCAGCACCCTCACCTCGTCGCCCGCGGGACCTACGTCGAGCACGAGGGCGTCGTCCAGGCGGCGCCCGCGCCCCGCTTCTCGCGCACGCCCGCGACGCTGGGCCGTACCCCTTCCAAGTCCGGCGCCGACACGCGTGAGGCGCTCGCGGCCTGGGGGATCGACGACGTCGACGCCCTCATCGCCTCCGGCGCCGTCGTCCAGCGCGAGGACAAGTAG
- a CDS encoding alpha/beta fold hydrolase: MGEIVYSRKGTGDPLVLIHGIGHRKEAWNPVSDRLAAHHDVIVLDLPGFGASGQLPRHGRDRMDHLADALETFFAELGIDRPHVVGNSLGGAIALELAARGSVRSATALSPAGFWTEGGRLWAFAVLMSIRLSAFMPSAVAQQIARRRWARGLAMASLHTHGRRLAPDAFLADLRALRECTAFNRVLRAGARYAYRTHPTVPATIAWGTKDRILLPSQATRARTLLPNVTHVPLPGAGHVPMIDEPELVTRVILEQVRSA, encoded by the coding sequence ATGGGCGAGATCGTCTACAGCCGGAAGGGGACGGGCGATCCCCTCGTGCTCATCCACGGCATCGGCCACCGCAAAGAGGCGTGGAACCCCGTGTCCGACCGGCTCGCCGCGCACCACGACGTCATCGTCCTCGACCTCCCGGGCTTCGGCGCCTCAGGCCAGCTACCCCGGCACGGACGCGACCGCATGGACCACCTTGCCGACGCGCTCGAGACGTTCTTCGCCGAGCTCGGGATCGACCGACCGCACGTCGTCGGCAACTCGCTCGGCGGCGCGATCGCGCTGGAGCTGGCGGCGCGAGGCTCGGTCCGCAGCGCGACAGCCCTCTCCCCCGCGGGCTTCTGGACCGAGGGAGGGCGGCTGTGGGCGTTCGCGGTGCTCATGTCGATCCGCCTCTCGGCGTTCATGCCGTCCGCCGTGGCGCAGCAGATCGCGCGACGGCGCTGGGCGCGGGGTCTCGCGATGGCGAGCCTGCACACGCACGGGCGGCGCCTCGCCCCGGACGCGTTCCTCGCCGACCTTCGCGCGCTGCGAGAGTGCACCGCGTTCAACCGCGTGCTGAGGGCCGGCGCCCGCTACGCGTACCGCACGCACCCGACGGTGCCCGCGACGATCGCGTGGGGCACCAAGGACCGCATCCTCCTCCCGTCGCAGGCCACGCGTGCCCGCACGCTGCTGCCGAACGTCACCCACGTCCCGCTCCCCGGCGCGGGTCACGTGCCGATGATCGACGAGCCGGAGCTGGTGACGCGGGTGATCCTCGAGCAGGTCCGCAGCGCCTAG
- a CDS encoding nitrate/nitrite transporter → MSTATELPALPKADQTRNLILATWAFAISFWAWNLIGPLAARYATQMDLSATQKSFLVAVPVIVGALGRIAVGTLTDKYGGRLMFTVLLVLSAPFVVLVAVAGNADSYLLLVIFGFFLGIAGTTFAVGIPMVKAWYEKPRQGFATGLFGAGMGGTALSSFFTPRFVDWFGYMVTHVIIAAALLVTAVLCWVVMRDSPRWTPSTQAATPKLVAALKEPVTWQMSLLYAIAFGGFVAFSTYLPTYLGDVVTYGYDLTAAGERTAGFAIAAVVARPIGGTLSDKFGPRLITLVSLGGTAVMAVVLALRPEPEWPAGISFVLMAMFLGLGAGSVFTWVALRAPADKTGSVTGIVGAAGGLGGFFPPLVMGATYNEDDRTYTTGLLLLCVTAALVFLYTLFGLRERPGGRRKAT, encoded by the coding sequence ATGAGCACCGCTACCGAACTACCGGCGCTTCCGAAGGCCGACCAGACTCGCAACCTGATCCTCGCCACGTGGGCGTTCGCGATCAGCTTCTGGGCGTGGAACCTCATCGGCCCGCTCGCGGCCCGCTACGCGACGCAGATGGACCTCAGTGCGACGCAGAAGTCCTTCCTGGTCGCGGTCCCGGTGATCGTCGGCGCGCTCGGCCGCATCGCCGTCGGCACGCTGACGGACAAATACGGTGGCCGGTTGATGTTCACGGTGCTGCTCGTCCTCTCGGCACCCTTCGTCGTGCTCGTCGCGGTGGCCGGCAACGCCGACTCGTACCTGCTGCTCGTGATCTTCGGCTTCTTCCTCGGCATCGCCGGCACGACGTTCGCGGTCGGCATCCCGATGGTGAAGGCCTGGTACGAGAAGCCGAGGCAGGGGTTCGCGACCGGCCTGTTCGGTGCGGGCATGGGCGGCACCGCGCTGTCGTCGTTCTTCACGCCCCGCTTCGTCGACTGGTTCGGCTACATGGTGACGCACGTGATCATCGCGGCCGCGCTGCTGGTCACGGCGGTGCTGTGCTGGGTCGTGATGCGGGACTCGCCGCGCTGGACGCCGTCGACGCAGGCGGCGACACCGAAGCTGGTCGCGGCGCTGAAGGAGCCCGTGACCTGGCAGATGTCGCTTCTGTACGCGATCGCGTTCGGCGGCTTCGTCGCGTTCTCGACCTACCTGCCGACGTACCTCGGAGACGTGGTGACCTACGGGTACGACCTCACGGCAGCCGGTGAGCGTACGGCGGGCTTCGCGATCGCCGCCGTGGTTGCGCGCCCGATCGGCGGCACGCTGTCGGACAAGTTCGGACCTCGCCTGATCACTCTGGTCTCGCTCGGGGGCACAGCCGTGATGGCGGTCGTGCTGGCGCTGCGACCGGAGCCCGAGTGGCCGGCAGGGATCTCGTTCGTCCTGATGGCGATGTTCCTCGGCCTCGGTGCGGGCTCAGTGTTCACGTGGGTCGCGCTGCGGGCGCCGGCGGACAAGACGGGCTCGGTGACGGGCATCGTCGGAGCAGCCGGTGGGCTCGGCGGATTCTTCCCGCCGCTGGTCATGGGCGCGACGTACAACGAGGACGACCGGACCTACACGACCGGTCTCCTGCTGCTCTGCGTCACGGCCGCGCTGGTGTTCCTCTACACGTTGTTCGGGCTGCGCGAGCGCCCAGGCGGACGCCGCAAGGCCACCTGA
- the narI gene encoding respiratory nitrate reductase subunit gamma, with translation MSTMLWGVIPYLVLVVFVGGLIWRYQYDQFGWTTRSSQLYESKLLRVASPLFHFGILVVVIGHVVGLLIPESWTDAIGVSETMYHVMALSMGAIAGFATLVGVGMLIYRRRKTGPVFMATTKNDKTMYVVLLAAIVAGLATTVVSVFDKNVTDYRHTVSPWFRSLFTLQPDVDAMAAASTSFQVHALVGLALFAIWPFTRLVHAFTAPLHYLFRPYIVYRSRENVSGSRAPRPGWAPVGTRDRER, from the coding sequence ATGAGCACGATGCTGTGGGGCGTCATTCCCTATCTGGTCCTGGTCGTCTTCGTGGGTGGGCTGATCTGGCGCTACCAGTACGACCAGTTCGGCTGGACGACCCGCTCGTCGCAGCTGTACGAGTCGAAGCTCCTGCGCGTCGCGTCCCCGCTGTTCCACTTCGGCATCCTGGTCGTGGTGATCGGGCACGTCGTGGGGCTACTGATCCCGGAGTCCTGGACCGATGCGATCGGCGTCAGCGAGACCATGTACCACGTGATGGCGCTGTCGATGGGCGCGATCGCGGGCTTCGCCACGCTCGTTGGTGTCGGGATGCTGATCTACCGCCGCCGCAAGACCGGGCCCGTGTTCATGGCGACCACCAAGAACGACAAGACCATGTACGTCGTGCTGCTCGCCGCGATCGTCGCCGGGCTCGCGACCACCGTCGTGAGCGTCTTCGACAAGAACGTCACCGACTACCGGCACACCGTGTCGCCGTGGTTCCGCTCGCTGTTCACTCTCCAGCCCGACGTCGACGCGATGGCGGCAGCGTCCACGTCGTTCCAGGTGCACGCGCTGGTCGGCCTGGCGCTGTTCGCGATCTGGCCGTTCACGCGACTCGTGCACGCGTTCACCGCGCCACTGCACTATCTCTTCCGTCCCTACATCGTCTACCGCAGCCGCGAAAACGTGTCGGGCTCGCGTGCCCCGCGCCCTGGGTGGGCACCCGTCGGGACCCGTGACCGTGAGCGTTGA
- the narJ gene encoding nitrate reductase molybdenum cofactor assembly chaperone produces the protein MKPSTTERSGARVVHRAAAILLAYPTDQMYERLPLVRAALEEATAGRGARGTSAPLDLLAFVDVAEATEVDALARRYVEVFDLDRKHPLYLSYFTDGDTRRRGEVLAGFKQTYRDSGLVADTHGELPDYLPMVLELAAHDPVRGTELLDKYRPSVELLRLALEDSDKKSPAPWFHVLRGVCATYEGAGPIDRAAAMAMAGPPTETVGLDAYDPRLLPLSGESS, from the coding sequence ATGAAGCCCTCGACCACCGAGAGGAGCGGCGCCCGGGTCGTCCATCGGGCCGCGGCAATCCTCCTCGCGTACCCGACCGACCAGATGTACGAGCGCCTCCCGCTGGTCCGCGCCGCCCTCGAGGAAGCGACCGCTGGTCGAGGAGCACGAGGAACGAGCGCGCCTCTCGACCTCCTCGCCTTCGTGGACGTCGCTGAGGCCACCGAGGTCGACGCCCTCGCGCGGCGCTACGTCGAGGTCTTCGACCTGGACCGCAAGCACCCGCTCTATCTCTCGTACTTCACCGACGGCGACACGCGTCGACGTGGTGAGGTGCTCGCGGGCTTCAAGCAGACCTACCGCGACTCGGGGCTCGTCGCGGACACGCACGGCGAGCTGCCGGACTACCTGCCGATGGTGCTCGAGCTCGCAGCCCACGACCCCGTACGGGGCACTGAGCTGCTGGACAAGTACCGGCCGAGCGTCGAGCTGCTCCGCCTTGCGCTCGAGGATTCCGACAAGAAGTCGCCCGCGCCCTGGTTCCACGTGCTGCGCGGCGTGTGCGCCACGTACGAAGGAGCAGGACCGATCGACCGCGCGGCGGCGATGGCGATGGCGGGTCCACCGACGGAGACGGTCGGCCTCGACGCCTACGATCCGCGCCTGCTGCCCCTGTCAGGAGAATCGTCATGA
- the narH gene encoding nitrate reductase subunit beta, whose protein sequence is MKVMAQVAMVMNLDKCIGCHTCSVTCKQAWTNRAGVEYVWFNNVETRPGQGYPRRYEDQDRWRGGWVRNRRGRISLRTGSRGRRLMSIFASPVQPELSDYYEPWTYDYENLTRAPLGDDFPVARPKSLITGDDMAITWSANWDDNLGGGPSSVLQDPIVEKVRRESEDKIRFDLERTFMFYLPRICEHCLNPSCMASCPSGAIYKRSEDGIVLVDQDKCRGWRQCITGCPYKKIYFNHKSGKAEKCTFCYPRVEVGIPTVCAETCVGRLRYIGVFLYDADRVTEAASVENEQDLYEAQLDLMLDAEDPRVIAEARAQGIPEDWITGAQRSPVYALAKKYRVALPLHPEYRTMPMVWYVPPLSPIVDLLAEQGHDAEEAGTLFGAIEALRIPVEYLAELFTAGDTEVVTDVLRKLAAMRSYMRGINLGRQSDASIPASVGMTEEAMYAMYRLMAIAKYEERYVIPTAHTEQAHDLEELGCSLDFDEGPGMYESGPVGEASGRSVPVAVETFHALKQRQEADTMAAPDPQHSGQVNLLNWDGAGSTEGLFPTGEERQ, encoded by the coding sequence ATGAAGGTCATGGCGCAGGTCGCGATGGTGATGAACCTCGACAAGTGCATCGGGTGTCACACCTGCTCGGTGACGTGCAAGCAGGCATGGACCAACCGTGCCGGGGTCGAGTATGTGTGGTTCAACAACGTCGAGACCCGTCCTGGCCAGGGTTACCCACGCCGGTACGAGGACCAGGACCGCTGGCGAGGCGGGTGGGTGCGCAACCGGCGCGGCCGGATCTCGCTGCGCACCGGCAGCCGTGGCCGGCGTCTGATGAGCATCTTCGCGAGCCCGGTGCAGCCGGAGCTGTCGGACTACTACGAGCCGTGGACGTACGACTACGAGAACCTGACGCGCGCGCCCCTCGGGGACGACTTCCCGGTCGCGCGCCCGAAGTCGCTGATCACCGGCGACGACATGGCGATCACGTGGTCGGCGAACTGGGACGACAACCTCGGCGGCGGTCCCTCGTCCGTGCTGCAGGACCCGATCGTCGAGAAGGTCCGCCGCGAGTCGGAGGACAAGATCAGGTTCGACCTCGAGCGGACGTTCATGTTCTACCTGCCGCGGATCTGCGAGCACTGCCTCAACCCGTCGTGCATGGCGTCGTGCCCCAGCGGCGCGATCTACAAGCGGTCCGAGGACGGCATCGTGCTCGTCGACCAGGACAAGTGCCGCGGCTGGCGGCAGTGCATCACCGGGTGCCCGTACAAGAAGATCTACTTCAACCACAAGTCCGGCAAGGCCGAGAAGTGCACGTTCTGCTACCCGCGCGTGGAGGTCGGCATCCCGACGGTGTGTGCCGAGACGTGCGTCGGGCGGCTCCGCTACATCGGCGTGTTCCTGTACGACGCTGACCGTGTCACCGAGGCGGCGTCGGTCGAGAACGAGCAGGACCTGTACGAGGCGCAGCTCGACCTGATGCTCGACGCGGAGGACCCGCGGGTGATCGCGGAGGCACGGGCGCAGGGGATCCCCGAAGACTGGATCACCGGCGCGCAGCGCTCGCCGGTGTACGCGCTGGCCAAGAAGTATCGCGTCGCGCTGCCGCTGCATCCGGAGTACCGCACGATGCCGATGGTCTGGTACGTCCCGCCGCTGTCCCCGATCGTCGACCTGCTCGCTGAGCAGGGTCACGACGCGGAGGAGGCAGGCACGCTGTTCGGAGCCATCGAGGCGTTGCGCATCCCTGTCGAGTACCTCGCCGAGCTCTTCACCGCCGGTGACACCGAAGTCGTCACCGACGTGCTCCGCAAGCTTGCGGCGATGCGCTCGTACATGCGCGGCATCAACCTCGGCAGGCAGTCCGACGCATCGATCCCGGCGTCGGTGGGGATGACCGAGGAGGCGATGTACGCGATGTACCGCCTGATGGCGATCGCTAAGTATGAAGAGCGCTACGTGATCCCGACGGCGCACACTGAGCAGGCGCACGACCTCGAGGAGCTGGGCTGCTCGCTCGACTTCGACGAGGGACCAGGTATGTACGAGTCGGGCCCGGTCGGCGAGGCGAGCGGACGGTCCGTCCCGGTTGCGGTCGAGACGTTCCACGCGCTCAAGCAGCGTCAGGAGGCCGACACGATGGCCGCCCCGGATCCTCAGCACAGCGGTCAGGTGAACCTGCTCAACTGGGACGGCGCTGGCAGCACCGAGGGGTTGTTCCCGACGGGAGAGGAGCGGCAATGA